In the genome of Neodiprion fabricii isolate iyNeoFabr1 chromosome 4, iyNeoFabr1.1, whole genome shotgun sequence, the window AAGTTTGCGGTAGTTTAAATCCTTCCGAATCCCACCAGCCAGGCAAAAGCTCTTTCCTCAGTCCGGGATCGGTGAGAATATCGCTTTCGGGCATGTCAGGAGACATTAGAAGGATACTAGAATCAGGTCCCTCTTCGACGTAAATAGCGAcagaaaagagagagacgaGTTGAGATACCCGTTCCTTGGCCATAAACTCGCAGCCTGTATTACAGGAGTAGCGATCTTGAGGGGTAGAATATGCCTCGATGCATGCTGTAAATTAATGGTGACTAATTTATCATCAAAACGAGGAGAtaacattatttattattagaaCTAGGTACATAGATGGTAGAAATCAATAGCGTAGTCAAATCAGTTGGTAATTCCTTCCagcaaaataaaatgacagtaactaaaaataaaagaatcaaaattgaaactcACAAGCTTCGCAGGCATCTCTTGTTCCATTTAAACTTTCAGGTTCCAAGCCATGACGAACATCGActagattgaaaaaagtacAACCACGTTGACAGCAAGATTTGGCATGATTCGTCTGTCACAGGATacaaagaaatgaataaacagGTATTGGAATGCCAAGTATGTTTACATACGCTCCGTATGTCGTCTAGCGTTGCATGTATAaacattgaagaaatttttagacGAATAGAACCGTAATTACTCACGTCGCTAAATGACAGGGGAGTTTTGTCGCAAAGCGTGATGCAGGGGTCTTCTCGATTAACGAAATTGTAATAAACATCGCCCAGAACGTAATCGGCAATAAAAACGAGAAATACGATGaggatttctttatttctttccatCGCAACGCACGCAAGCAGCGCTCAAATGTCGCAGACGAGTACCCACTGCATGAAATATAATCCGTCGAACAAGGAGGGTTGGTATTAAAACAAAGATAGTCCTCACACGAATAATCGAGTAAATATCGATTTAATTATGGTGGGAAGGTTGCTGATTGGTCGACAGCACTGAAAGACGAAACAATCGGCCAATCAACATCAAGATCGGTTCTGAAACGTGCGTCGTCTGCTTTACATCGGAGTTCCGGCTGTCAAACATCGTCCAGCTGCTACATTCACGTTGCTATTTTAAACGTCTCATATCCTACGTGCTAAATCagcgatttaaaatttttcaaacaacacATCTAAACATTGTtatatgaaacaattttcaacctaTATTTCCGCCTGCATATCAGGATACCAAGCAATGGTTTATGTTTTAATATCATGTGAAGCGTCGCAGTAGTCACTCATCTACGTACGACAATGACCTTGTATACTTTGCCAATTTTTAAACCGAAGTTAACTTCAGGTGGGTTGCGATTTTTTTGCACGTGGCCTGGTCTACTCGGGTGATAATTTGCGCCGTCGGCGGCTtccaatcgaaaaattttctaattattctTCCCGCGTCGGCAACTCAGGCAAGCTCTCAGTCCGTCGTTAACCATCAGACCCGACGCTTCGTACTTTCCCCTCTGCTTCCTGCTCTACCGTAAGTAATGAAATGCAGACCGAGtagaagaaagtgaaaaaattagcaCTATTTTAAAGTGTTTCCTTCTCTCTACCTTGGCTGGTATTAAATTCTCGAATTTGCGTTATTTTTAGTTAATTTAATTTACCGAATCTATTCCCCACGTCCTTTGTACTTCAGCtgatgtaacattttttacgaATCTCGTAACAGCAGCATGCGCGATGACAGCCGCTTTACTTTACAACGAGCGATTTTCCTCATAGGCACAAGTTGCAGTCAATTCTCATTGCACTTGCgttattttacgaattttgttctttttcttttctcgccGATTTAATTTCCATACGCAACTCGCTTCTCATCTTATAACCACTTGCTATCATCCGTTGACAATATTAAAtggtatgtataaatatagatataacAATGTATAACATATTTCACATTTATAAATACTTCTACCACTCTCCTAGAGGCA includes:
- the LOC124181017 gene encoding transmembrane protein 59-like, producing MERNKEILIVFLVFIADYVLGDVYYNFVNREDPCITLCDKTPLSFSDTNHAKSCCQRGCTFFNLVDVRHGLEPESLNGTRDACEASCIEAYSTPQDRYSCNTGCEFMAKERVSQLVSLFSVAIYVEEGPDSSILLMSPDMPESDILTDPGLRKELLPGWWDSEGFKLPQTYIKTVPIDSGAVDYGIPSDYSGETEQSASIPGSDWLQCASRHTGMPQWVLAASMIAAALSALWLCLSADKSSDLQSEELISEKSSPSNKLTILILDEAPLNKIPPPKYSEIDMNVENI